In Morganella morganii, the following are encoded in one genomic region:
- the nikC gene encoding nickel ABC transporter permease subunit NikC: protein MILKAPSAWRTLSRNLLLWFALFVVALLVLAMIAGPWISPHDPDLVELSNRLQEPDSQYWLGTDHLGRDIFSRLIAGARISLGTVAITLVIIMTLGLVIGGIAGFTGGRTDQIIMRFTDVFLTFPTLVLALFLIGILGTGLTNVIIAIALSHWAWYARIVRGIILSLRHREFLLAARLSGAGNVRIFLRHLFPATISQLIVLATLDIGHMMLHVSGLSFLGLGVAAPTAEWGVMISDARQFVWTSPMLIFWPGLILFFSVMAFNILGDALRDRLDPTLRAGTCH, encoded by the coding sequence ATGATACTGAAAGCCCCTTCCGCCTGGCGGACACTGAGCCGCAATCTTTTGTTGTGGTTTGCGCTGTTTGTGGTGGCACTGCTGGTACTGGCCATGATTGCCGGGCCGTGGATCTCCCCGCATGATCCGGATCTGGTGGAGTTATCAAACCGCCTTCAGGAACCGGACAGTCAGTACTGGCTTGGTACTGACCATCTCGGGCGTGATATTTTTTCCCGTCTGATTGCCGGGGCGCGGATTTCTCTCGGCACTGTCGCTATCACGCTGGTGATTATTATGACGCTCGGACTGGTGATCGGCGGCATTGCCGGGTTTACCGGCGGACGGACGGATCAAATCATCATGCGGTTTACCGATGTGTTCCTGACATTCCCGACACTGGTACTGGCACTGTTTTTAATCGGCATCCTCGGTACCGGGCTGACAAACGTGATTATCGCGATCGCACTGTCACACTGGGCGTGGTATGCGCGGATTGTCCGCGGGATCATCCTCTCGCTGCGCCACCGGGAATTTCTGCTGGCCGCACGTCTGAGCGGCGCCGGGAATGTGCGGATCTTTCTCCGGCATCTGTTTCCGGCCACCATTTCCCAGCTGATCGTGCTGGCGACTCTGGATATCGGCCACATGATGCTGCATGTCTCCGGGCTGTCATTCCTCGGGCTGGGCGTGGCGGCACCCACCGCAGAGTGGGGCGTGATGATCAGCGATGCCCGTCAGTTTGTCTGGACATCACCGATGCTGATTTTCTGGCCGGGTTTAATTTTATTTTTCAGTGTGATGGCGTTTAACATCCTCGGGGATGCTCTGCGTGATCGTCTGGATCCGACACTGAGGGCCGGGACATGTCATTAA
- a CDS encoding fimbrial protein encodes MYLPGGGWGLLPVFRGYEIFTVSDTCDWRSFKNAYYAKGQPIEARPSENNKGDDTSFVPKSGNYEMKMYWCSLPYNMDTCNKANGSVLLSGGVVRLESSKNLRSQQVVTSAKKTIAPNKGGYCITLSDVDTGYEYKGKMGYGPDGRGKFCADAHELPVEPPKCTLNGGTDLDVQLGKLERSDIPVKSGTSSAMVTKDISVNCEGNVEYNANMKLEFTPISVSNEQIISTSTTGLGVAVLYNGRTVQPGKTFPLSYQPGIHTLTLGFEAVRDPAMAVADLKTGDFTANAVLVFTEQ; translated from the coding sequence ATGTATTTGCCAGGGGGTGGATGGGGGCTGCTGCCTGTATTCCGGGGATATGAAATCTTTACTGTTTCGGATACCTGCGACTGGCGTTCTTTTAAAAATGCATATTACGCAAAAGGGCAGCCTATTGAAGCCCGCCCTTCGGAAAATAATAAGGGAGATGATACATCGTTTGTACCGAAGTCTGGTAATTATGAAATGAAAATGTATTGGTGCTCACTGCCGTACAATATGGATACATGTAATAAGGCTAATGGTTCCGTTTTATTATCCGGCGGTGTTGTCAGGCTGGAGAGTTCAAAAAACCTGAGGTCACAACAAGTCGTAACATCAGCAAAAAAAACAATAGCACCCAATAAAGGAGGGTACTGTATTACTCTCTCTGATGTCGACACCGGGTATGAATATAAAGGAAAAATGGGCTATGGCCCTGACGGGCGAGGTAAATTTTGTGCTGATGCACATGAATTGCCTGTCGAACCCCCGAAATGCACCCTGAACGGCGGTACGGATCTGGACGTTCAACTGGGAAAATTAGAACGCAGTGACATTCCGGTAAAATCCGGGACATCATCCGCTATGGTGACAAAGGATATTTCGGTCAATTGCGAGGGCAATGTTGAATATAACGCCAATATGAAACTGGAGTTCACCCCGATCTCCGTCAGCAATGAACAGATAATCAGCACGTCAACCACAGGTCTGGGTGTTGCTGTGTTATATAATGGCAGGACGGTTCAGCCCGGAAAAACGTTTCCGCTCAGTTATCAGCCCGGTATTCATACTCTGACCCTGGGGTTTGAGGCAGTACGTGACCCGGCAATGGCCGTGGCGGATCTGAAAACCGGTGATTTTACGGCGAATGCTGTTTTGGTTTTCACGGAGCAGTAA
- a CDS encoding helix-turn-helix domain-containing protein gives MTDILYDSDMASVNRAVGDRLFCRRKALGYSGQQIAACLGISQQQLSRYERGQSRINVGLLVRAADILKTPVGWFFAGCQDNALYEESLSVQSDIYTAASVTSKSEYLN, from the coding sequence ATGACAGATATTCTATATGATTCCGATATGGCATCGGTAAACCGTGCTGTCGGTGACCGGCTTTTTTGCAGACGAAAAGCGCTGGGTTATTCCGGACAGCAGATTGCTGCCTGTCTGGGGATCAGTCAGCAGCAATTATCCCGTTATGAACGGGGGCAAAGCCGGATTAATGTCGGCCTGCTGGTCAGGGCAGCAGATATTTTAAAGACACCGGTCGGCTGGTTTTTTGCCGGGTGTCAGGACAACGCTTTATATGAAGAAAGTCTCAGTGTTCAGTCTGATATTTATACAGCGGCATCAGTGACATCAAAATCAGAATATCTCAACTGA
- a CDS encoding fimbrial protein encodes MTFIKRAHTLLLGGLLSAAVSLTAFPASGKTGDENRLKINISGTVVATGRCIFNNHSSQDIDFGDVRFSSVAGVNNIEGRYLRKLDVAMTCVGDTAGTTRFRMNTIKGSAIADGSYESLPVTVGGVQAANPNLAVRLFVNGKQQSINEDFIVDVQWLPTLEAELVQLHPDDNTWTNGQSVESHATLVMSFD; translated from the coding sequence ATGACATTCATAAAACGTGCGCATACCTTACTACTGGGCGGGCTGTTATCAGCCGCAGTAAGTCTGACAGCATTTCCCGCATCGGGTAAAACCGGTGATGAAAACCGGCTGAAAATAAATATTTCGGGCACGGTGGTGGCCACCGGACGGTGTATTTTCAATAATCACTCTTCACAGGATATTGATTTTGGTGATGTGCGTTTTTCTTCGGTGGCGGGCGTGAATAATATTGAAGGCCGCTATCTCAGAAAGCTGGATGTGGCAATGACGTGTGTCGGTGATACCGCCGGTACTACCCGCTTTCGCATGAATACAATAAAAGGATCGGCTATCGCTGATGGCAGTTACGAATCGCTACCGGTGACTGTCGGCGGTGTTCAGGCGGCCAATCCAAACCTGGCTGTCCGTTTATTCGTGAACGGTAAACAGCAAAGTATTAATGAGGATTTTATTGTGGATGTTCAGTGGCTGCCGACGCTGGAAGCGGAACTGGTTCAGCTGCATCCGGATGATAATACCTGGACAAACGGTCAGTCGGTTGAATCTCACGCCACATTAGTGATGAGTTTTGATTAG
- the nikA gene encoding nickel ABC transporter substrate-binding protein, producing the protein MRNVVRSLLLSAALVAGSLNTAFADPHLNFAWPVNVGPLNPHQYAPNQMAGQTMVYEPLVRYMNDGTVKPWLAESWTVSDDGKTYIFTLREDVKFSNGEKFDAAAAKANFDAILANRERHAWLELANQITAVEDIAPNQLKITLKDAYYPILQELALPRPFRFIAPSQFKDGGTKDGIIKPIGTGPWILTESRLSEKDEFIRNESYWGKKPVYESVTFKVIPDPNTRAVAFEAGEVDLLYGTDGIIYPDTYQRFKNMPGYTTKLSAPLESLVLAINTKTGPTRDLAVRRAINHAVDKDKMIEKVLYGTQLKADTLFSENVPYADAGLTPYAYNVEEAKSLLENAGWKAKTENGIREKDGEPLVVELNFVGTDAVAKSISEVVQADLRRAGIDVKLVGEEESSIYSRQKDGRFGMIFNGTWGAPFDPHAFVSSMRIPSHADYQAQQGLADKAEIDAKITQVLTTTDEKQRRALYHDILTRLHEEAVYLPLTYITAIAVAKPEIGDVPFSAMSNEIPFDQLTPAAK; encoded by the coding sequence ATGCGTAACGTTGTCCGTTCTTTATTATTGTCTGCGGCGCTCGTGGCCGGGTCGTTAAATACCGCCTTTGCCGATCCGCATTTAAATTTTGCCTGGCCGGTGAATGTGGGGCCGCTGAATCCGCATCAGTACGCGCCGAATCAGATGGCCGGACAAACCATGGTGTATGAGCCGCTGGTCCGTTATATGAATGACGGAACCGTAAAGCCCTGGCTGGCGGAATCATGGACAGTTTCGGATGACGGTAAAACCTATATTTTCACATTACGTGAAGATGTGAAGTTCTCCAACGGCGAAAAATTTGATGCCGCTGCGGCCAAAGCAAACTTTGATGCCATTCTGGCAAACCGCGAGCGTCACGCCTGGCTTGAACTGGCTAATCAGATTACGGCGGTTGAGGATATCGCGCCGAATCAGTTAAAAATCACCCTGAAAGATGCTTATTATCCTATTCTGCAGGAGCTGGCGCTGCCGCGTCCGTTCCGCTTTATTGCACCGTCGCAGTTTAAAGACGGCGGCACCAAAGACGGTATTATTAAACCGATCGGCACCGGCCCGTGGATATTAACGGAATCCCGTCTGAGTGAGAAAGATGAATTTATCCGCAACGAATCGTACTGGGGTAAAAAACCGGTTTATGAATCCGTTACGTTTAAAGTAATTCCTGACCCGAATACCCGTGCCGTGGCATTTGAAGCCGGTGAGGTGGATTTATTATATGGCACGGACGGTATTATTTATCCGGACACCTATCAGCGCTTTAAAAATATGCCGGGCTATACCACCAAACTCTCTGCACCTCTGGAATCACTGGTGCTGGCTATCAATACCAAAACCGGGCCGACCCGTGATTTAGCTGTGCGTAGAGCCATTAACCACGCGGTTGATAAAGATAAAATGATTGAAAAGGTGCTGTATGGCACACAATTAAAAGCTGACACCCTTTTCTCAGAAAATGTGCCGTATGCAGACGCCGGTTTAACACCGTATGCCTATAACGTTGAAGAAGCGAAATCCCTGCTGGAAAACGCCGGCTGGAAAGCGAAAACTGAAAACGGTATCCGTGAGAAAGATGGCGAGCCGCTGGTGGTGGAGCTGAATTTTGTCGGTACCGATGCGGTGGCGAAGTCGATTTCTGAAGTGGTTCAGGCCGATCTGCGCCGCGCCGGGATTGATGTGAAGCTGGTCGGGGAAGAGGAAAGCAGTATCTATTCGCGCCAGAAAGACGGGCGCTTCGGAATGATTTTCAACGGCACATGGGGCGCGCCGTTTGACCCGCATGCGTTTGTCAGTTCCATGCGCATTCCGTCTCATGCCGATTATCAGGCACAACAGGGGCTGGCAGATAAAGCGGAAATCGATGCCAAAATCACACAGGTGCTGACCACCACGGATGAAAAACAGCGCCGTGCGCTGTATCACGACATTCTGACCCGTCTGCACGAAGAAGCGGTTTATCTGCCGCTGACCTACATCACCGCCATTGCGGTGGCAAAACCGGAAATCGGCGATGTGCCGTTCAGCGCGATGTCGAATGAGATCCCGTTTGATCAGCTGACACCGGCTGCGAAGTAA
- a CDS encoding helix-turn-helix transcriptional regulator — protein MSGEKLGFTLEISQQQVSRYELGKGNLTVSLLFRILTALDISLIVFLNELRKQYDSSDTVHTLLDIDNLLFLNKNINKPDFLL, from the coding sequence ATAAGCGGTGAGAAGTTAGGCTTTACACTTGAAATCAGTCAGCAACAGGTTTCCCGCTATGAGCTGGGTAAAGGGAATCTGACGGTCAGCCTGCTGTTCCGGATACTCACAGCACTGGATATCTCACTGATCGTTTTTCTGAATGAACTCAGAAAACAATATGATTCATCAGATACTGTTCATACTTTATTGGACATAGATAATTTATTGTTTTTAAATAAAAATATTAATAAACCCGATTTTTTATTGTAA
- a CDS encoding fimbria/pilus periplasmic chaperone: MKNQYNRFTSRSLPVLILAGILAAPAGQAAIALDRTRVILNGSERAESVEISNQNKELPYLAQAWIEDAQGNKIKDPLVALPPIQRVEAGEKSQVKIQPTAAMKMLAQDKESLYYFNLREIPPKTDKANTLQIALQTRIKLFYRPAGLVVAQNAKPWQESITLTRQGDKYTVNNPTPYYVTISSASAAYKGKDISGFNALMIAPNSSEVLGGNAASLGSAPVLGYINDYGGRPKMIFACQGNTCRVSEVKPG, translated from the coding sequence ATGAAGAATCAATACAACCGTTTTACTTCACGAAGCCTTCCGGTACTGATACTGGCCGGTATCCTGGCTGCGCCGGCAGGACAGGCGGCGATTGCACTGGACAGAACCCGTGTCATTTTAAACGGCAGTGAACGGGCGGAAAGTGTTGAAATTTCTAATCAGAATAAAGAGTTACCGTATCTGGCTCAGGCATGGATTGAAGATGCACAAGGTAACAAAATCAAAGATCCGCTGGTGGCGCTGCCGCCAATCCAGCGGGTGGAAGCCGGTGAAAAAAGCCAGGTAAAAATTCAGCCGACAGCGGCAATGAAGATGCTGGCGCAGGATAAAGAGAGTCTTTATTACTTTAATCTGCGGGAGATCCCGCCGAAAACGGACAAAGCCAACACATTGCAGATTGCCTTGCAGACCCGTATCAAACTGTTTTATCGTCCGGCGGGCTTAGTGGTGGCGCAGAATGCAAAGCCATGGCAGGAGAGTATTACCCTGACACGGCAGGGGGATAAATACACGGTGAATAATCCGACACCGTATTACGTGACGATCTCCTCGGCATCGGCGGCTTATAAAGGAAAAGATATCAGCGGTTTCAATGCATTAATGATTGCGCCAAACAGCAGTGAAGTTCTCGGCGGCAATGCCGCATCACTGGGGAGTGCGCCGGTACTGGGTTACATCAATGATTACGGCGGTCGTCCGAAGATGATTTTTGCCTGTCAGGGCAATACCTGCCGGGTGAGTGAAGTCAAACCGGGCTGA
- a CDS encoding fimbrial protein → MKRFIPCMAVLCSGLLMCSAVHGADVEVKGQLVFEPCTLSQASENISLPFGTIVKNYFYTADRTPPEPFTIELEGCDTTIGSDAYVTFRGAESIALPGLLVPDNGTLPGLAIGIETPEGKLLALNKTSPAYTLSDGTTTLNFQGYVQAEPDAIRDKTLVTGDLSATATFEITYP, encoded by the coding sequence GTGAAGAGATTCATTCCGTGTATGGCTGTGCTGTGTTCCGGTCTGCTGATGTGTTCAGCGGTACACGGCGCGGATGTTGAAGTAAAAGGACAGTTGGTGTTTGAACCATGCACCTTATCGCAGGCGAGTGAAAATATCTCTCTGCCGTTCGGCACAATAGTCAAAAACTATTTTTATACCGCAGACCGGACGCCGCCGGAGCCGTTCACCATTGAGCTGGAGGGGTGTGATACCACCATTGGCTCTGACGCCTATGTCACTTTCCGGGGGGCCGAAAGTATCGCACTGCCGGGACTGCTGGTACCTGATAACGGAACATTACCCGGGCTTGCCATCGGTATTGAAACGCCGGAAGGAAAGTTGCTTGCACTGAATAAAACCAGCCCGGCATATACCCTGAGTGACGGCACAACCACGCTGAATTTTCAGGGGTATGTGCAGGCAGAGCCGGATGCTATCCGTGATAAGACGTTGGTGACCGGTGATTTATCAGCGACAGCCACATTTGAAATCACCTATCCGTAA
- the nikB gene encoding nickel ABC transporter permease subunit NikB — protein MMRFIFRRVLLLIPMLLGTSLFIFLILRLGPSDPALDYLRLSKIPPTPQAVESARELLGLDKPIMTQYFHWLSDALHLDFGISYATQKPVLPDLLYFLPATLQLAGLALALTIILSVPMGMLAARYREKWPDQLVRVIAFIGVSMPNFWLGFLLILLFSIHLGWLPPMGKGEAKHLIMPVIAISLMSLAINARLLRASMLEVAGQRHVRYARLRGLSEMTVERSHILRNAWLPVITAIGMHIGELLGGALIIESIFSWPGVGRYAVSAIMNRDYPVIQCFTLLMVVIFVLCNLIVDIIYAIADPRIRLSAEGIE, from the coding sequence ATGATGCGATTTATTTTCCGGCGGGTGCTGCTGCTGATCCCGATGCTGCTCGGCACCTCGCTGTTTATCTTTCTGATCCTGCGCCTGGGGCCGTCTGACCCCGCGCTGGATTATCTGCGGCTCTCCAAAATTCCGCCGACCCCGCAGGCGGTGGAAAGCGCCCGTGAGCTTCTCGGTCTCGATAAGCCGATCATGACTCAGTATTTTCACTGGCTGTCTGACGCGCTGCATCTGGATTTTGGTATCTCTTATGCCACACAGAAACCGGTGCTGCCGGATCTGCTCTATTTCCTGCCCGCCACACTGCAACTGGCGGGGCTGGCACTGGCGCTGACTATTATTCTGTCTGTGCCGATGGGGATGCTGGCGGCGCGTTACCGCGAAAAATGGCCGGATCAGCTGGTGCGGGTGATTGCGTTTATCGGGGTTTCCATGCCGAATTTCTGGCTGGGGTTCCTGCTGATCCTGCTCTTTTCGATTCACCTCGGCTGGCTGCCGCCGATGGGTAAAGGGGAAGCAAAACACCTGATCATGCCGGTCATTGCTATCTCGCTGATGTCACTGGCGATTAATGCCCGGTTGCTGCGGGCAAGCATGCTTGAGGTGGCCGGGCAGCGCCATGTCCGTTATGCGCGGCTGCGCGGGTTATCTGAAATGACAGTGGAGCGCTCACATATTCTGCGAAACGCCTGGCTGCCGGTGATCACGGCTATCGGTATGCATATCGGGGAACTGCTCGGCGGCGCGCTGATTATCGAGAGTATTTTCAGCTGGCCGGGTGTGGGGCGCTATGCGGTCTCTGCCATTATGAACCGGGATTATCCGGTGATTCAGTGCTTTACCCTGCTGATGGTGGTGATTTTTGTCCTCTGTAACCTGATTGTGGATATTATTTATGCGATTGCGGATCCCCGCATCCGCCTCTCTGCGGAGGGTATCGAATGA
- the nikE gene encoding nickel import ATP-binding protein NikE, which translates to MTLISVEHLSKSYQSHSLMGAGKPRCILDDISLTLNEGETVALLGRSGCGKSTLARQICGLEYPEKGDVFYRGMPVRKLDKKQLRQFRSEIQMVFQDPPGAVDPRFTPEQIIAEPLKLLTSLDETQRKARTAELLDMVELPLSVLGKLPSQISGGQLQRICIARALAPDPRLIILDEAVSNLDIHLQASLLTLLGQLQKTQGIAYLFVTHDLRLVSRFAARVVVMDEGKIAETSPQGCIEQLRHPASLALKNAVLPPFPSSHRRKTVSV; encoded by the coding sequence ATGACATTGATCTCTGTTGAACACCTGAGCAAAAGCTACCAAAGCCATTCACTGATGGGAGCGGGAAAGCCGCGCTGTATTCTCGATGACATTTCCCTGACCCTGAATGAAGGGGAGACCGTTGCCCTGCTCGGACGCAGCGGCTGCGGAAAAAGCACGCTGGCACGTCAGATCTGCGGGCTGGAATATCCGGAAAAAGGGGATGTTTTTTACCGCGGAATGCCGGTGCGCAAACTGGATAAAAAACAGCTGCGGCAGTTCCGTTCGGAGATCCAGATGGTCTTTCAGGATCCGCCGGGGGCGGTTGATCCACGTTTTACCCCGGAGCAGATTATTGCCGAACCACTGAAATTGCTGACCTCACTGGATGAAACACAGCGCAAAGCCCGGACTGCGGAACTGCTGGATATGGTGGAACTGCCGCTGTCAGTACTCGGCAAACTGCCGTCGCAGATCAGCGGCGGACAGTTACAGCGCATCTGCATTGCACGGGCGCTGGCCCCGGATCCGCGTCTGATCATCCTGGATGAAGCGGTATCAAACCTGGATATTCATCTGCAGGCATCTCTGCTGACACTGCTCGGGCAGTTACAGAAAACGCAGGGGATTGCGTATCTGTTTGTCACACATGATCTGCGGCTGGTCAGCCGGTTTGCCGCACGCGTGGTGGTTATGGATGAGGGCAAAATTGCAGAAACATCGCCGCAGGGGTGTATTGAGCAACTGCGCCATCCGGCATCACTGGCACTGAAAAATGCAGTATTGCCGCCATTCCCGTCTTCCCACCGGCGAAAAACGGTATCCGTCTGA
- a CDS encoding zinc ribbon domain-containing protein YjdM has protein sequence MSLPSCPKCNSEYTYEDGAMYVCPECAHEWNDAEPAAESDELIVKDANGNLLADGDAVTVIKDLKVKGSSSMLKIGTKVKGIRLVEGDHNIDCKIDGFGQMKLKSEFVKKS, from the coding sequence ATGTCATTACCTTCATGTCCGAAATGTAATTCTGAATACACCTATGAAGACGGTGCAATGTATGTGTGCCCTGAATGTGCCCACGAATGGAATGATGCCGAACCGGCAGCGGAAAGCGACGAACTGATCGTCAAAGATGCCAACGGCAATTTACTGGCGGACGGCGATGCCGTGACAGTCATCAAAGACCTGAAAGTCAAAGGCAGCTCATCCATGCTGAAAATCGGCACAAAAGTCAAAGGGATCCGTTTAGTGGAAGGTGACCACAATATTGATTGTAAAATCGATGGCTTTGGTCAGATGAAACTGAAATCTGAGTTTGTGAAAAAGAGCTGA
- a CDS encoding tyrosine-type recombinase/integrase, producing MKERKHLSEQEVHSLIASLPDSINHIRNQCLIAVCFSHGLRASELTGLMLSDVNIDEKTIHITRLKNGLSTNQPLQSLEYQLLIQWLEQRNASVHYAEPWLFLSRKGGRLSRQQIFRIIRDSGLSADLNIAAHPHMLRHACGYALADRGTDTRLIQDYLGHRNIQHTVLYTASNVARFRSIKL from the coding sequence ATGAAAGAACGAAAACACCTGAGTGAACAGGAGGTTCATTCCTTAATAGCATCATTACCTGACTCAATTAACCATATTCGTAATCAATGTCTGATTGCCGTTTGTTTCAGTCACGGATTACGGGCCAGTGAACTGACCGGATTAATGCTCAGTGATGTTAATATAGATGAAAAAACCATTCATATTACCCGGCTGAAAAACGGATTAAGCACCAATCAGCCCTTACAGTCCCTTGAATATCAATTACTGATACAGTGGCTGGAACAACGGAATGCATCTGTACATTATGCCGAACCCTGGCTTTTTCTTTCCCGCAAAGGCGGGCGGTTATCCCGCCAGCAAATATTCAGGATTATCCGCGACAGCGGATTGTCCGCCGATCTGAATATTGCGGCACATCCTCATATGCTGCGCCATGCCTGCGGTTATGCATTAGCGGACAGAGGAACAGACACCCGGTTAATTCAGGATTATCTCGGTCACCGTAATATTCAGCACACCGTGTTATATACCGCCAGTAATGTGGCCCGGTTCCGCAGTATTAAATTGTGA
- the nikD gene encoding nickel import ATP-binding protein NikD has product MSLNHSVLEVSHLSAGYLHNNHAHFLISDLSFSLRRGEVLALVGASGSGKSMTCSALLDVLPPGVQKTQGTILLDGQPVTGQALRGREVASIMQNPRSAFNPVRTMHQHITETLKATRQPLHDIDKRIRDVLAEVELGDSEHILKLYPFEMSGGMLQRMMIAIAILSDAPFLFADEPTTDLDLVVQMKILDLLDHIVSDRQTGLLLITHDMGVVARLADQVAVLSDGNIIETGPVEDIFSRPRSPVTRNLISAHLSLYDLELSA; this is encoded by the coding sequence ATGTCATTAAATCATTCTGTATTGGAGGTCAGCCATCTGTCGGCGGGGTATCTGCATAATAATCATGCCCATTTCCTGATTTCTGATCTGTCATTTTCACTGCGGCGCGGCGAAGTGCTGGCGCTGGTCGGCGCGAGCGGCTCCGGCAAATCCATGACCTGCTCTGCGCTGCTGGATGTACTGCCGCCGGGTGTGCAGAAAACACAGGGCACTATTTTGCTGGACGGACAGCCGGTCACCGGACAGGCTCTGCGCGGCAGGGAAGTGGCGTCGATCATGCAGAACCCGCGCAGTGCATTTAACCCGGTGCGGACCATGCATCAGCATATTACCGAAACACTGAAGGCCACCCGGCAGCCGCTGCATGATATTGATAAACGCATCCGCGATGTGCTGGCGGAAGTGGAACTGGGGGACAGTGAGCATATCCTGAAGCTCTATCCGTTTGAGATGAGCGGCGGCATGTTACAGCGGATGATGATCGCGATTGCGATCCTCAGCGACGCGCCGTTTCTGTTTGCTGATGAGCCGACTACCGATCTGGATCTGGTGGTGCAGATGAAAATTCTCGATTTGCTGGATCATATAGTATCTGACCGGCAGACCGGGCTTTTGCTGATCACCCATGATATGGGTGTGGTGGCGCGTCTTGCCGATCAGGTGGCGGTGCTGTCAGACGGGAACATTATTGAAACCGGCCCGGTGGAGGATATTTTTTCCCGGCCGCGCTCACCGGTGACCCGCAATCTTATTTCTGCACATCTTTCATTGTATGATCTGGAGCTTTCCGCATGA
- a CDS encoding fimbrial protein: MNRNKLLSALTLLMTLPAMAGEGQLGTDKTFNFSGTLRAMTICRVNNDQIITADFKNVGINKLETEVYSLPLDYTLDCPGIKPANTLRMTFMTSRPSASDSSAIESDVSGLLVRILKDGQPLELNKFFKIDDAAQPPKLEAQLVKVPGTDLTQSPFRATGTLVAEYW; the protein is encoded by the coding sequence ATGAATAGAAATAAACTGTTATCAGCGCTCACGTTATTAATGACACTTCCTGCTATGGCAGGTGAAGGGCAGCTTGGTACTGATAAAACCTTTAATTTTTCCGGCACATTGCGCGCCATGACCATTTGCCGGGTGAATAATGACCAGATAATTACCGCCGATTTTAAAAATGTCGGTATCAATAAACTGGAAACAGAAGTCTACAGCCTGCCGCTTGATTACACACTGGATTGCCCCGGTATAAAACCGGCCAATACGCTGCGGATGACTTTTATGACATCCCGCCCGTCGGCATCTGATTCTTCGGCGATCGAAAGTGATGTCAGTGGTTTACTGGTACGGATACTGAAAGACGGGCAGCCGCTGGAATTAAATAAATTCTTCAAAATAGATGATGCTGCGCAGCCGCCAAAACTGGAAGCACAGTTGGTGAAAGTACCGGGCACAGACTTAACACAGTCCCCGTTCCGGGCCACCGGTACGCTGGTGGCGGAATATTGGTAG